The sequence CAAAGGCTGGTCCCGAGCCATGGAAGAGATTAAGGTCCAGGCCCGAACTCTtcctaattaacaaaaaaaaaatatttcagttttatttatttatttttttcctggTTTTGAGTGAAATATAGATAAGGTAGAAGCCCAAAAAGAATGTGTTGGACCTGGACCATGTAAACAGGTTCGGAACTGTATGGCGGCTTGCATTAAGAAAGGATACAAAGTTGGCCAATGTGTTGCCTGGAAGGATGACGATCCTTTCAAATGTTGTTGCACCTAACTAGTTAACTCAATAACTTAACATTGCATACCTAAATCtaaatgttttgaaaatgatCAAAATCCCGAAGTGAAAATATGCTGTTATTAATAATATGCTCCGATATTCTAGAACCGCACCGTTAATCATAAAGCCATGTAAGTTTTGGATACTTTGAGAGcagatatatatatgcacaaacaaattaaatgggATATAATTACAATTAACAAATAAGCACATTCCTCTAAAAATAAGAGGGTGTTAATGACTTTTAATAATCATAGAAAGTACACATGAAAGACTTTTAAGatcttgttaatttgtttttcctaatctttGAAAATCTCTCAAACTTTTATAGTGTATCT comes from Camelina sativa cultivar DH55 chromosome 19, Cs, whole genome shotgun sequence and encodes:
- the LOC109131002 gene encoding defensin-like protein 74, whose translation is MNSKIGFMSLLVITSVIFLFLVSDKVEAQKECVGPGPCKQVRNCMAACIKKGYKVGQCVAWKDDDPFKCCCT